From the genome of Desulfobotulus mexicanus, one region includes:
- a CDS encoding YbaB/EbfC family nucleoid-associated protein, protein MGNMGQMMKQAQKMQQQMEKMQAEMADKTVEASAGGGMVRVVANGKQQILSIHMEKEVVDPEDVEMLQDLVQAAVNDALQKSQEMMAAAMGQLTGGMKIPGLF, encoded by the coding sequence ATGGGCAACATGGGCCAGATGATGAAGCAGGCCCAGAAAATGCAGCAGCAAATGGAAAAAATGCAGGCGGAAATGGCAGATAAAACCGTAGAAGCTTCTGCAGGTGGTGGGATGGTAAGGGTTGTGGCCAACGGAAAGCAGCAGATCCTTTCCATTCATATGGAAAAGGAAGTAGTAGACCCTGAAGATGTTGAAATGCTGCAGGATCTTGTTCAGGCAGCAGTCAATGATGCCCTTCAGAAATCCCAGGAAATGATGGCTGCAGCCATGGGCCAGCTTACGGGCGGCATGAAAATTCCGGGGCTTTTCTGA
- the recR gene encoding recombination mediator RecR → MQHYPPSVIQVIRQLATLPGIGPKTAERLALHLLKASGDEVRGLAQSILALKANVRLCSRCFALSESSICPVCRDPARDTGLICVVERPADMMAVEAASGFKGVYHILQGVLSPMDGIGPEDIRIRELILRIRTEEVREVILATGTAVEGEATAAYIAEQLSGLPIRVTRIASGIPMGGDLKYIDQVTLKRALESRRHVP, encoded by the coding sequence ATGCAGCATTATCCGCCTTCGGTCATTCAGGTTATACGACAGCTTGCAACCCTCCCCGGAATCGGCCCCAAAACCGCCGAACGCCTGGCTTTGCACCTTCTCAAGGCTTCCGGGGATGAGGTCAGGGGGCTGGCCCAGAGTATTCTGGCCCTGAAAGCCAATGTACGCCTGTGTTCACGCTGCTTTGCCTTAAGTGAAAGCAGCATCTGCCCCGTATGCCGTGACCCTGCAAGGGACACGGGGCTCATATGCGTTGTGGAGAGGCCTGCTGATATGATGGCCGTGGAGGCTGCTTCCGGCTTCAAGGGCGTTTATCACATACTTCAGGGAGTTCTTTCTCCCATGGATGGCATCGGGCCGGAAGACATCCGGATACGGGAGCTGATCCTGCGCATCCGTACTGAAGAGGTAAGGGAAGTCATCCTTGCCACAGGAACGGCCGTGGAAGGAGAAGCCACCGCAGCCTATATTGCTGAACAGCTCTCAGGTCTGCCCATCCGGGTCACCCGTATCGCATCGGGCATTCCCATGGGGGGGGATCTTAAATACATTGACCAGGTAACCCTGAAAAGGGCATTGGAGTCCAGGCGTCATGTCCCATGA
- a CDS encoding YkgJ family cysteine cluster protein, with amino-acid sequence MSHENPVFDCKQCGECCVGFGGTYVSSEDILAIAAFTGMPEDTLRSGSCQESANGTVLAVDNENRCVFQKQKICSIHPVKPRMCREWPFIPAVLRQPGNWRLMGDACPGIIKDAPPETVYEQTLAELQKTRPGFTPEKATAPADAPDKKPLHSGQKG; translated from the coding sequence ATGTCCCATGAAAATCCTGTATTTGATTGCAAGCAGTGCGGCGAATGCTGCGTTGGCTTTGGCGGCACCTATGTAAGCAGTGAAGACATCCTTGCCATTGCCGCCTTTACCGGAATGCCCGAAGACACCCTGCGCAGCGGCAGCTGTCAGGAATCGGCAAACGGGACAGTCCTTGCGGTGGACAATGAAAACCGCTGTGTTTTCCAGAAACAAAAAATCTGCAGCATCCATCCCGTCAAGCCCAGAATGTGCCGTGAATGGCCCTTTATACCTGCGGTTCTGCGTCAGCCCGGCAACTGGCGGCTCATGGGAGATGCCTGTCCGGGAATCATTAAAGATGCGCCTCCCGAAACCGTATATGAGCAGACCCTTGCGGAGCTGCAAAAAACACGGCCCGGATTCACACCGGAGAAAGCCACTGCTCCGGCGGATGCACCTGATAAAAAGCCTCTCCATTCCGGACAAAAGGGGTGA
- the murI gene encoding glutamate racemase, with product MIGIFDSGIGGLTTVRAIMQKLPGYDILYYGDTARMPYGSKSPATVQQYAMENSRFLVENGAKIIIIACNSAASIAVDAVKASFDLPVFEVVDPAVEAALAYPLPHRIGVIGTRATIASGIYEKKIKALNPDATVHSLPCPLLVPLVEEGWLDTPETTRIIKKYLHPLKTRQIRSLILGCTHYPILEKPIAKKIGKGVRIIDSGSCVADTVARYLKEHPETDNLLTKNHKHRFYVSDITEQFEKTARTMLQESISLSHIRM from the coding sequence ATGATTGGTATTTTTGACTCCGGCATCGGAGGCCTGACCACAGTCCGGGCCATTATGCAGAAACTTCCCGGTTACGATATTCTTTATTATGGCGACACTGCCCGTATGCCCTATGGCTCCAAAAGCCCTGCAACGGTTCAGCAGTATGCCATGGAAAACTCCCGTTTTCTTGTGGAAAACGGGGCTAAAATAATTATCATTGCCTGCAACTCCGCAGCAAGTATTGCCGTCGATGCAGTGAAAGCATCCTTTGATCTTCCGGTTTTTGAAGTAGTGGACCCGGCAGTAGAGGCCGCCCTTGCCTATCCCCTGCCCCATCGCATCGGCGTTATCGGTACCCGTGCCACCATCGCATCGGGCATCTATGAAAAAAAAATCAAGGCCCTGAACCCCGATGCCACAGTGCATTCCCTCCCCTGCCCCCTGCTGGTCCCCCTTGTGGAAGAGGGCTGGCTGGATACGCCGGAAACAACGCGAATCATAAAAAAATACCTCCACCCGCTGAAAACCAGACAGATCAGAAGCCTCATCCTCGGATGCACCCACTACCCCATTCTCGAAAAACCCATAGCCAAAAAAATCGGTAAAGGGGTCCGCATCATAGATTCAGGAAGCTGTGTGGCCGATACCGTGGCACGTTACCTGAAAGAGCATCCAGAGACAGACAATCTGCTGACAAAAAACCACAAGCACCGTTTTTATGTTTCAGATATTACGGAGCAGTTTGAAAAAACTGCAAGAACCATGCTTCAGGAATCCATATCCCTTTCCCACATCCGCATGTAA
- a CDS encoding chloride channel protein, whose translation MNMTAWMKKGWSWLRTHMDPRLFMMLMAIVVGIFGGLAAVLLHHMIEMVAGLFSGYRQRAWSFLLPAIGAAAAVYFMEKIVREGGGHGVPEVIYAVSRHGGLIRLRSTFSRIFASSMTIGSGGSAGPEAPVVMSGAAIGSNIARVLGLNERQRVVLVGCGAASAIGSIFNAPVAGMVFTMEVLLGQWRSSHLLPITLAAVTGTQLSRRLQGNQIPFESAIFGIQLHDTLASAGLALVTAVVAIILMRGMRRMHGLSISVASRLRLSLWAKAGMGGLFVGIIGIFFPVVLGEGYHAVREMIAGEFSAGISFVLLILLAKMLATAFTLGWGGVGGIFAPSLVMGAMAGLLYHRILVFLFPAVSWVNEGCFALLGMAGLLAGVLQAPLTAIFLIFEITGGYEVVLPLMVVSAFSTILCRYGEPHSIYLKDLVARNELLRPGTDGRVLLDLRIFEVMEKDCIPVQRSMLLRDFVHLLKNSRRNYFPVEDAATGRFVGMVHLDDVRPYLMDQMLYDTILMEQLMHRNVMVVHPDDELKDALEIMDRQGLFSMPVVADHRFMGMISKATLLDHYRKELRVQTSDE comes from the coding sequence ATGAATATGACGGCATGGATGAAAAAAGGATGGTCATGGCTGAGAACTCACATGGATCCGCGCCTCTTTATGATGCTGATGGCCATAGTTGTGGGGATCTTTGGCGGGCTGGCTGCGGTGCTGCTGCATCATATGATAGAAATGGTGGCAGGCCTTTTTTCAGGATACCGGCAGAGGGCCTGGTCCTTTCTTCTGCCTGCCATTGGTGCTGCTGCGGCTGTTTATTTCATGGAAAAAATTGTCCGGGAAGGCGGAGGGCACGGAGTGCCTGAGGTGATCTACGCCGTAAGCCGCCATGGGGGACTTATCCGGCTGCGTTCCACCTTTTCCCGGATTTTTGCCAGCAGCATGACCATAGGCAGCGGAGGTTCCGCAGGGCCGGAAGCCCCGGTGGTGATGAGTGGTGCAGCCATTGGTTCCAATATAGCAAGGGTGCTTGGGCTTAATGAAAGGCAAAGGGTTGTGCTGGTGGGCTGCGGAGCCGCCAGTGCCATTGGATCTATTTTCAATGCCCCGGTGGCTGGCATGGTTTTTACCATGGAAGTGCTTCTGGGCCAGTGGCGCAGCAGTCATCTTCTGCCCATTACCCTTGCAGCGGTTACTGGAACCCAGCTCAGCCGCAGGCTACAGGGAAATCAGATTCCCTTTGAAAGTGCCATTTTCGGTATTCAGCTGCATGATACCCTGGCTTCCGCAGGTCTGGCCCTGGTAACGGCGGTTGTTGCCATTATTCTGATGCGGGGCATGCGCAGGATGCATGGACTTTCCATTTCCGTGGCTTCCCGCCTTCGTCTGTCTTTGTGGGCCAAAGCCGGTATGGGAGGGCTTTTTGTGGGAATTATCGGTATTTTTTTCCCTGTGGTTCTTGGGGAAGGATACCATGCTGTGAGGGAAATGATAGCAGGGGAGTTTTCCGCCGGAATTAGTTTTGTGCTGCTGATACTTTTAGCCAAAATGCTTGCTACGGCATTCACCCTGGGATGGGGTGGTGTAGGGGGGATTTTTGCGCCAAGCCTTGTCATGGGTGCCATGGCCGGCCTTTTGTATCACAGAATTCTAGTTTTTCTTTTTCCTGCCGTGTCCTGGGTGAATGAGGGATGCTTTGCCCTGCTGGGTATGGCAGGGCTTCTGGCCGGGGTGTTGCAGGCACCTTTAACGGCAATTTTTCTGATTTTTGAAATTACCGGTGGATATGAGGTGGTGCTGCCCCTGATGGTGGTGTCTGCCTTTTCCACCATTCTCTGTCGCTACGGTGAGCCGCACTCCATTTATCTCAAAGATCTTGTGGCAAGGAATGAGCTTCTGAGGCCGGGAACCGATGGCCGTGTGCTTCTGGATCTGCGCATCTTTGAAGTTATGGAAAAGGACTGCATTCCTGTTCAGAGAAGTATGCTTCTGCGGGATTTTGTTCATCTTCTGAAAAATTCCAGGAGAAATTATTTTCCCGTGGAAGATGCGGCAACGGGCCGTTTTGTTGGTATGGTTCATCTGGATGATGTGCGGCCCTATCTGATGGATCAGATGCTTTACGATACCATTCTCATGGAGCAGCTGATGCACAGAAATGTAATGGTGGTGCATCCGGATGATGAGCTTAAGGATGCTCTGGAAATCATGGACAGGCAGGGGCTTTTCAGTATGCCTGTGGTGGCTGACCATCGTTTTATGGGGATGATTTCAAAGGCAACCCTTCTGGATCATTATCGCAAGGAGTTGCGGGTACAGACAAGCGATGAGTAA
- a CDS encoding PTS sugar transporter subunit IIA, with product MKRISLQETAASLDLPVHTLERWIRQGRIPVVLMDNFCVFRQETLARWARQHNISFRIREKDGVCEGLFCSEGLGAALQRGSVMHHLQCEGKEDLLRQMVRGVPLLPQAMEGILLERLLEREAMVSTGVGRGIALPHPRVPLDNFPEKSCIITAFPQDPMDYGAIDGHRVFVFFLLLARDVKTHLHLLSRLSHCLRDEEVYGLLMEKPEKNTLLEMLVAKEKVFAGKQVNRP from the coding sequence ATGAAACGCATCAGTCTTCAGGAAACGGCAGCAAGCCTTGATCTGCCTGTACATACTTTGGAACGCTGGATTCGTCAGGGACGTATTCCCGTTGTACTTATGGATAATTTCTGTGTTTTCCGGCAGGAAACCCTTGCCCGCTGGGCAAGGCAGCACAATATCTCTTTCAGGATCAGGGAGAAGGATGGTGTATGCGAAGGGCTTTTCTGCTCCGAAGGTCTGGGGGCTGCCCTTCAGCGGGGATCTGTCATGCATCATCTTCAATGTGAGGGAAAAGAAGATCTTTTAAGGCAGATGGTAAGGGGAGTTCCCCTTCTTCCCCAGGCCATGGAAGGGATTCTGCTGGAAAGACTGCTGGAAAGGGAAGCCATGGTGTCCACAGGGGTTGGAAGGGGTATTGCCCTCCCCCACCCGAGGGTGCCGCTGGATAATTTTCCTGAAAAATCCTGCATCATCACAGCTTTCCCTCAAGATCCCATGGATTACGGAGCCATAGACGGTCATCGGGTTTTTGTATTTTTTCTGCTGCTGGCAAGGGATGTTAAGACGCATCTGCATCTGCTTTCACGCCTTTCCCATTGCCTTCGGGATGAGGAAGTGTATGGGCTTCTTATGGAAAAACCCGAAAAAAATACCTTGCTGGAAATGCTGGTGGCGAAGGAGAAGGTGTTTGCGGGAAAACAGGTGAACCGTCCATGA